One Azospirillum sp. TSA2s genomic region harbors:
- a CDS encoding cache domain-containing protein codes for MIRSPLFLRLFSAILISLGLFSAAAYVFSVPFIEEKAYEIERDASRTILDNVFELVSRIRVGLEEQRTSTVESYKTRLRDVLELAVGYIEHVYARADRGEITMEEARREAMEGLHAFRYGNGDYVWAIGYDSVILSHPSPDYEGRKSDDLRDNLGRHILPTIVATAKREGEGFQTYPWWRPNGDERAPKLSFFKDLSKRGIIVGTGAYLADVDAEVERRKAEAIEDLRQALRKLRIARTGYLYIFDSANRMIIHPNSNIEGTAFGDRLNSATGRPIAEDLKVAAAKGEPLTYLWDKPDDPGNYAYEKISWVRHFEGFDWYIASSVYVDELRRSSVVLGNRILAIGMALMAAGSLLGYIAVGRLVRPLRRLADTAAQVRAGDLDAQSGIRRGDEIGLLGTAFDGMVRQLRDTVATLDSRVRDRTAALAEAETRQRVILDAIPACIAGLDRDGRLTFANLRWAELVGRDKAEVIGRDLAAVVGRRAMAALGSHLDRCLSGNVVTFEYAFPRDGRDMVTKTTLIPHRGEGGLEEGAVTGLFVLTLDITDEKQTERQLVEAQRLKAVGQLSGGLAHDFNNLLSIIIGNLSAARDRYASVEGLDAYLEPAQRAGRRGADITARLLAFSRQQPLKPEPIELCGLLRDMAVLLRRSFPSSIAIGVPEEGRECWTIADQTQLENALVNLAINARDAMANGGRLDIAVGIRKLEGDQSFDEPVRPDDYLEIRVSDTGTGFTPEALARAVEPFFTTKALGSGLGLSMVYGFVKQSRGYLRIDSRPGEGTAVTLLLPRAEPVPRLQEADPASAEPQPGGWSGQLALVAEDNDDVRQVMRQQLVDLGFSVVEVASGDEAAELVEQIDGLSLLVSDIVMPGLSGVELARRVRLLRPAMRVVLVSGFAVEYGDVPADAVILRKPWDKRDLVAAIGHAAEPAPA; via the coding sequence ATGATCCGCTCGCCCCTGTTCCTCCGGCTGTTCTCGGCGATCCTGATCTCGCTCGGGCTGTTCTCCGCCGCGGCCTATGTCTTCTCGGTCCCGTTCATCGAGGAGAAGGCCTACGAGATCGAACGCGACGCCAGCCGCACCATCCTCGACAACGTGTTCGAACTGGTCAGCCGCATCCGCGTCGGGCTGGAGGAACAGCGGACGTCGACGGTGGAGTCGTACAAGACCCGCCTGCGCGATGTGCTGGAACTGGCGGTCGGCTATATCGAGCATGTCTATGCCCGCGCCGACCGTGGCGAGATCACAATGGAGGAGGCCCGGCGCGAGGCGATGGAGGGGCTGCACGCCTTCCGCTACGGCAACGGCGACTATGTCTGGGCCATCGGCTACGACTCGGTGATCCTGTCCCACCCGTCGCCCGATTATGAGGGACGGAAGTCCGACGATTTGCGCGACAATCTGGGCCGCCACATCCTGCCCACCATCGTCGCCACCGCCAAGCGCGAGGGGGAGGGGTTCCAAACCTATCCGTGGTGGCGGCCCAACGGTGACGAGCGGGCGCCGAAGCTCAGCTTCTTCAAGGATCTGTCGAAGCGCGGCATCATCGTCGGCACCGGCGCCTATCTGGCCGACGTCGATGCCGAGGTGGAGCGGCGCAAGGCCGAGGCCATCGAGGACCTGCGGCAGGCCCTGCGCAAGCTGCGCATCGCCCGCACCGGCTATCTCTACATCTTCGATTCGGCGAACCGGATGATCATCCACCCGAATTCGAACATCGAGGGCACGGCCTTCGGCGACCGCCTGAATTCGGCCACCGGGCGCCCGATCGCCGAGGATCTGAAGGTTGCCGCGGCCAAGGGGGAGCCGCTGACCTACCTGTGGGACAAGCCCGACGATCCCGGCAACTACGCCTACGAGAAGATCAGCTGGGTCCGGCATTTCGAGGGCTTCGACTGGTACATCGCCTCGTCGGTCTATGTGGACGAGCTGCGGCGGTCGTCGGTGGTGCTGGGCAACCGCATCCTCGCCATCGGCATGGCGCTGATGGCGGCGGGCAGTCTGCTGGGCTACATCGCGGTCGGTCGGCTGGTCCGGCCGCTGCGCCGTCTGGCCGACACCGCGGCGCAGGTGCGCGCCGGCGATCTCGACGCCCAGAGCGGCATCCGCCGCGGCGACGAGATCGGGCTGCTGGGAACCGCCTTCGACGGCATGGTCCGGCAGCTGCGCGATACCGTCGCCACGCTGGACAGCCGGGTGCGCGACCGCACCGCCGCGCTGGCGGAGGCGGAAACCCGGCAGCGCGTGATCCTGGACGCCATTCCCGCCTGCATCGCCGGGTTGGACCGCGACGGCCGGCTGACCTTCGCCAACCTGCGCTGGGCCGAACTGGTCGGGCGCGACAAGGCCGAGGTGATCGGCCGCGACCTTGCCGCCGTGGTCGGCCGGCGCGCCATGGCGGCGCTCGGTTCCCATCTCGACCGCTGCCTGTCGGGGAACGTGGTGACCTTCGAATATGCCTTCCCGCGCGACGGCCGCGACATGGTGACCAAGACGACGCTGATCCCGCATCGCGGCGAGGGCGGACTGGAGGAGGGCGCCGTCACCGGCCTGTTCGTCCTGACGCTGGACATCACCGACGAGAAGCAGACCGAACGCCAGCTGGTGGAGGCGCAACGGCTGAAGGCGGTCGGGCAGCTGTCGGGCGGGCTGGCGCACGACTTCAACAACCTGCTGTCGATCATCATCGGCAACCTGTCGGCGGCGCGCGACCGCTACGCTTCGGTGGAGGGGTTGGACGCCTATCTGGAGCCGGCCCAGCGCGCCGGCCGCCGCGGCGCCGACATCACCGCCCGGCTGCTTGCCTTCTCGCGCCAGCAGCCGTTGAAGCCGGAACCGATCGAGCTGTGCGGCCTGCTGCGCGACATGGCGGTGCTGCTGCGCCGATCCTTCCCCAGCTCCATCGCCATCGGCGTGCCGGAGGAGGGGCGGGAATGCTGGACCATCGCCGACCAGACCCAGTTGGAAAACGCGCTGGTCAACCTCGCCATCAACGCGCGGGACGCCATGGCGAACGGCGGGCGGCTCGACATCGCGGTGGGCATCCGCAAGCTGGAGGGCGACCAGTCCTTCGACGAGCCGGTCCGGCCCGACGATTATCTGGAAATCCGCGTCAGCGACACTGGCACCGGCTTCACGCCGGAGGCGCTGGCCCGCGCGGTGGAGCCCTTCTTCACGACGAAGGCCTTGGGGTCGGGGCTGGGTCTGTCGATGGTCTACGGCTTCGTCAAGCAGTCGCGCGGCTATCTGCGCATCGACAGCCGGCCGGGGGAGGGGACCGCCGTCACCCTGCTGCTGCCGCGTGCCGAGCCGGTGCCCCGGTTGCAGGAGGCCGATCCGGCTTCGGCCGAACCGCAGCCCGGCGGCTGGTCCGGCCAACTGGCGCTGGTGGCGGAGGACAATGACGACGTGCGGCAGGTGATGCGCCAGCAGTTGGTGGATCTCGGCTTCTCGGTGGTGGAGGTGGCCAGCGGCGACGAGGCGGCGGAGCTGGTGGAGCAGATCGACGGGCTGTCGCTGCTGGTCTCCGACATCGTCATGCCCGGTCTGTCGGGGGTGGAGCTGGCGCGGCGCGTCCGGCTGCTGCGGCCGGCGATGCGGGTGGTTCTGGTCAGCGGGTTCGCCGTCGAGTATGGCGACGTCCCCGCCGATGCGGTCATACTGCGCAAGCCATGGGACAAGCGGGACCTGGTGGCGGCCATCGGCCACGCCGCCGAACCCGCGCCGGCCTGA
- a CDS encoding response regulator transcription factor produces the protein MGQKKRIYVVEDEADIRRLVTEVLEGYGYDVSCWASGREARAAIQRQAPDLCLVDLGLPDMDGLTLVRELWEDVRFGVIILSGRGGTSDRVLGLELGADDYIVKPFESRELVARVNSAIRRREQLSSAATPAETARARFGPWVFDLGNLTLTADDGRQESLTAAEASLLLMLLKAPKRVLSREHLQGPDQDRDDFPYDRSIDVRISRIRKKIEEDPRAPRLIKTVYGAGYLFAGDVTWLR, from the coding sequence GTGGGACAGAAGAAGCGCATCTATGTGGTCGAGGACGAAGCCGACATCCGCCGGCTGGTGACGGAGGTTCTGGAGGGCTACGGCTATGACGTGTCCTGCTGGGCCAGCGGGCGGGAGGCGCGGGCGGCGATCCAGCGACAGGCCCCCGACCTGTGCCTGGTGGATCTCGGCCTGCCGGACATGGACGGGCTGACCCTGGTGCGCGAGCTGTGGGAGGATGTGCGGTTCGGCGTCATCATCCTGTCCGGGCGCGGCGGCACCTCCGACCGCGTGCTGGGGCTGGAGCTGGGGGCCGACGATTATATCGTGAAGCCGTTCGAGTCGCGGGAACTGGTCGCCCGCGTCAACAGCGCCATCCGCCGCCGCGAACAGCTGTCCAGCGCCGCCACCCCGGCCGAGACCGCGCGGGCGCGCTTCGGCCCCTGGGTGTTCGATCTGGGCAACCTGACGCTGACCGCCGACGATGGCCGTCAGGAAAGCCTGACGGCGGCGGAGGCCTCGCTTCTGCTGATGCTGCTGAAGGCGCCCAAGCGCGTGCTGTCGCGCGAGCATCTGCAGGGACCGGATCAGGACCGCGACGACTTTCCCTATGACCGCAGCATCGACGTCCGCATTTCGCGCATCCGCAAGAAGATCGAGGAGGACCCGCGCGCGCCGCGGCTGATCAAGACCGTCTACGGCGCCGGGTACCTGTTCGCGGGAGACGTGACGTGGTTGCGGTGA
- a CDS encoding acyl-CoA synthetase, translating to MSETAAAANQSVDVRVNPYERDLDRNAANFVALTPLTFLERAAAVWPDRLAVVHGPVRRTWAETFGRVRRLAAALANVGIGTGDTVAMLAANTPELFEAHFGVPLAGAVLNAINTRLDAEAIAFILKHGEAKILIVDREFSGVAKKALALLDSPIPVVDIDDPTYTGGELIGDRDYEAFISDVGAEHAWSLPADEWQAIALNYTSGTTGNPKGVVYHHRGAYLNAVSNALSWNMGDAPVYLWTLPMFHCNGWCFPWTIAVTAGTAVCLRQVRPDAVLNLIRDEKVTNFCGAPIVLNMLNNAPAELKQGIEQKVKVMVAGAAPPAAVIAGMERMGWEVTHVYGLTECYGPTVVCVWHDRWDGLSLDEKAAIKARQGVRGPMLEAVIVADPFTLEPMPMDGRSMGEIMMRGNNVMKGYLKNPKATEEAFAGGWFHTGDLAVWHEDGYVEIKDRSKDIIISGGENISSIEVEDVLYKHPEVLEAAVVARHDEKWGETPCAFVTLKDGATATEADIIAFCRSHMAHFKCPRTVVFGPLPKTSTGKIQKYVLRKQTEGL from the coding sequence ATGAGTGAAACTGCCGCCGCGGCGAATCAAAGCGTCGATGTCCGCGTCAATCCGTACGAGCGCGATCTCGACCGCAACGCCGCCAATTTCGTTGCCCTGACGCCGCTGACCTTCCTGGAGCGCGCCGCCGCCGTGTGGCCCGACCGGCTGGCCGTCGTCCACGGCCCGGTCCGCCGGACCTGGGCGGAGACCTTCGGCCGCGTGCGCCGTCTGGCCGCGGCGCTGGCGAATGTGGGGATCGGCACCGGCGACACCGTCGCCATGCTGGCCGCCAACACGCCGGAACTGTTTGAGGCGCATTTCGGCGTGCCGCTGGCCGGCGCCGTGCTGAACGCCATCAACACCCGCCTGGACGCCGAGGCCATCGCCTTCATCCTGAAGCATGGCGAGGCGAAGATCCTGATCGTCGACCGCGAGTTCTCCGGCGTCGCCAAGAAGGCGCTGGCCCTGCTGGACTCGCCGATCCCGGTGGTGGACATCGACGACCCGACCTACACCGGCGGCGAGCTGATCGGCGACCGCGATTACGAGGCCTTCATCAGCGACGTCGGTGCCGAACATGCGTGGAGCCTGCCGGCCGACGAATGGCAGGCCATCGCGCTGAACTACACCTCCGGCACCACCGGCAACCCGAAGGGCGTCGTCTATCACCACCGCGGCGCCTATCTGAACGCGGTGTCGAACGCGCTGTCCTGGAACATGGGCGACGCGCCCGTGTATCTGTGGACGCTGCCGATGTTCCACTGCAACGGCTGGTGCTTCCCCTGGACCATCGCGGTCACCGCCGGCACCGCCGTCTGCCTGCGTCAGGTCCGTCCCGACGCCGTGCTGAACCTGATCCGCGACGAGAAGGTGACCAACTTCTGCGGCGCGCCGATCGTTCTGAACATGCTGAACAACGCGCCGGCCGAGCTGAAGCAGGGCATCGAGCAGAAGGTGAAGGTGATGGTCGCCGGCGCCGCCCCGCCCGCCGCCGTCATCGCCGGCATGGAGCGCATGGGCTGGGAAGTCACCCATGTCTACGGCCTGACCGAATGCTACGGCCCGACCGTGGTCTGCGTCTGGCACGACCGCTGGGACGGCCTGTCGCTGGATGAGAAGGCGGCGATCAAGGCCCGCCAGGGCGTGCGCGGCCCGATGCTGGAGGCGGTGATCGTCGCCGATCCCTTCACGCTGGAGCCGATGCCGATGGACGGCCGCAGCATGGGCGAGATCATGATGCGCGGCAACAACGTCATGAAGGGCTACCTGAAGAACCCCAAGGCGACGGAAGAGGCCTTCGCCGGCGGCTGGTTCCACACCGGCGACCTCGCCGTCTGGCACGAGGACGGGTACGTCGAGATCAAGGACCGCTCGAAGGACATCATCATCTCCGGCGGCGAGAACATCTCGTCGATCGAGGTGGAGGATGTCCTCTACAAGCATCCCGAGGTGCTGGAGGCGGCCGTCGTCGCCCGCCATGACGAGAAGTGGGGCGAGACGCCCTGTGCCTTCGTCACCCTGAAGGACGGCGCCACCGCGACCGAGGCCGACATCATCGCCTTCTGCCGGTCGCACATGGCCCACTTCAAGTGCCCGCGCACGGTGGTGTTCGGCCCGCTGCCGAAGACCTCGACCGGCAAGATCCAGAAATACGTCCTGCGCAAGCAGACCGAGGGGCTGTAA
- a CDS encoding electron transfer flavoprotein subunit beta/FixA family protein translates to MKILCAVKRVVDYNVKIRVKTDQSGVETSNVKFSMNPFDEIAVEEAVRCKEAGAATEIVVVSVGPAQAQETLRTALAMGADRAILVQTDVETQPLAVAKVLKALVEKEAPGMVILGKQAIDDDCNQTGQMLAALLGWGQGTFASKVVAGDGKVAVTREIDGGLETVELKLPAVVTADLRLNEPRYASLPNIMKAKKKPLETVTPDALGVDVTPRLTTVKVAEPAKRQAGIKVPDVATLVDKLKNEARVI, encoded by the coding sequence ATGAAGATCCTCTGCGCCGTGAAGCGCGTCGTCGATTACAACGTCAAGATCCGGGTGAAGACCGACCAGTCCGGCGTCGAGACATCCAACGTGAAATTCTCGATGAACCCCTTCGACGAGATCGCCGTCGAAGAGGCGGTGCGGTGCAAGGAAGCCGGTGCGGCGACTGAGATCGTCGTGGTCTCCGTCGGCCCGGCCCAGGCCCAGGAGACCCTGCGCACCGCTCTCGCCATGGGGGCGGACCGCGCCATCCTGGTCCAGACCGACGTGGAGACCCAGCCGCTGGCCGTCGCCAAGGTGTTGAAGGCGCTGGTCGAGAAGGAAGCGCCGGGGATGGTGATCCTCGGCAAGCAGGCGATCGACGACGATTGCAACCAGACCGGCCAGATGCTGGCCGCGCTGCTGGGTTGGGGCCAGGGCACCTTCGCCTCGAAGGTGGTTGCCGGCGACGGCAAGGTCGCGGTGACCCGCGAGATCGACGGCGGGCTGGAGACGGTCGAGCTGAAGCTGCCGGCGGTGGTGACGGCCGACCTGCGTCTGAACGAGCCGCGCTATGCCTCGCTGCCCAACATCATGAAAGCGAAGAAGAAGCCACTGGAGACCGTCACGCCGGACGCTCTGGGCGTTGACGTGACGCCGCGGCTGACCACGGTGAAGGTGGCCGAGCCGGCCAAGCGTCAGGCCGGCATCAAGGTGCCGGACGTCGCCACGCTGGTCGACAAGCTGAAGAACGAGGCGCGGGTGATCTGA
- a CDS encoding electron transfer flavoprotein subunit alpha/FixB family protein: MPILILADHDNATLKPATAHAVTAAAKLGGDIHLLVAGRNAAPAAEQAAKLAGVAKVLLADAAAYEHALAEPVAALLVSLAPGYSHVLAAATSTGKNVLPRVAALLDVAMISDITAVVSSDTFERPVYAGNAIATVQSADPVKVITVRTTAFEAAAATGSAPVESVAAVADPALSSFVSAELSKSERPELTSARIIISGGRGMQSGDNFHLLEAIADKLGAAVGASRAAVDAGFVPNDYQVGQTGKIVAPELYVAVGISGAIQHLAGMKDSKVIVAINKDEEAPIFQVADYGLVADLFKVLPELQQAV, encoded by the coding sequence ATGCCCATCCTGATCCTCGCCGACCACGACAACGCCACCCTCAAGCCGGCCACCGCCCACGCGGTGACCGCCGCCGCCAAGCTCGGCGGCGACATCCACCTCCTGGTCGCCGGCCGCAACGCCGCCCCGGCCGCCGAGCAGGCCGCCAAGCTGGCCGGCGTCGCCAAGGTGCTGCTCGCCGACGCTGCCGCCTACGAGCACGCGCTGGCCGAACCGGTCGCGGCCCTGCTGGTCTCGCTGGCCCCCGGCTACAGCCATGTCCTCGCCGCCGCCACTTCAACCGGCAAGAATGTGCTGCCGCGCGTCGCCGCCTTGCTCGACGTGGCGATGATCTCCGACATCACCGCCGTGGTCTCTTCGGATACGTTCGAGCGGCCGGTCTATGCAGGCAACGCCATCGCCACCGTGCAGTCGGCCGATCCGGTGAAGGTGATCACCGTCCGCACCACCGCCTTCGAGGCGGCGGCAGCCACCGGCAGCGCCCCGGTCGAGAGCGTCGCCGCCGTGGCCGATCCCGCCCTGTCGAGCTTCGTCTCGGCCGAGCTGTCGAAGTCGGAGCGTCCGGAGCTGACCTCCGCCCGCATCATCATCTCCGGCGGGCGTGGCATGCAGTCGGGCGACAACTTCCACCTGCTGGAGGCCATCGCCGACAAGCTGGGCGCCGCCGTGGGCGCCTCGCGCGCCGCCGTTGATGCCGGCTTCGTGCCGAACGACTATCAGGTCGGCCAGACCGGCAAGATCGTGGCGCCGGAGCTGTACGTCGCCGTCGGCATCTCGGGCGCCATTCAGCACCTCGCCGGCATGAAGGACAGCAAGGTGATCGTCGCCATCAACAAGGACGAGGAGGCGCCGATCTTCCAAGTCGCCGATTACGGCCTTGTCGCCGACCTGTTCAAGGTGCTGCCGGAGCTGCAGCAGGCCGTCTGA
- a CDS encoding acyl-CoA dehydrogenase C-terminal domain-containing protein, protein MTAAAIPYTPPLKEIRFVLDHLAGMADVAALPGFEDASPDMVDSILGEAAKIAENVLAPLNRIGDVQGARLGADGIARTAEGWGAAWQALVEGGWNGLPFDPTRGGMGLPNLLNTAVQEMWHSANMAFALCPMLTQGAVNAVQLYGSDALKDLYLPKMISGEWTGTMNITEPQAGSDLAATRSRAVPNGDHYLVSGQKIFITYGDHDLTENIVHLVLARLPDAPPGVKGISLFVVPKFLVNADGSLGARNQVKCVSLEHKLGIHGSPTAVLSFGDEGGATGFLVGEPNRGLEYMFTMMNHARLNVAMQGLSIAERAYQQALAYARDRVQGKPLGWTEGQSKGIVNHPDVRRLLMGMKARIEAMRGILYTAAAAVDVAHHHADEAARGRAALLVDLLTPIAKGWCTETGQQLASDGVQIHGGMGFIEETGAAQHLRDARITTIYEGTTAIQANDLINRKILRDGGATANGLLDEIAALGGELSGHADESLRVTGAELVAAVHEAKQAVAWVLSVAKQDPRLPAAASVTLLELMGVVAGGWQLARAAKVAAERLAAGDADTAFLSAKPLTAHFFATHVLPKAAALRATVVNGSASVMALSEEQLFGAA, encoded by the coding sequence ATGACCGCCGCCGCGATCCCCTACACCCCGCCGCTGAAAGAGATCCGCTTCGTCCTCGACCACCTCGCCGGCATGGCCGACGTGGCGGCTCTGCCGGGCTTCGAGGATGCCAGCCCCGACATGGTGGACAGCATCCTGGGCGAGGCGGCGAAGATCGCCGAGAATGTCCTGGCTCCGCTGAACCGCATCGGCGACGTCCAGGGTGCCAGGCTCGGCGCCGACGGCATCGCCCGCACGGCGGAAGGCTGGGGGGCGGCTTGGCAGGCGTTGGTGGAGGGCGGATGGAACGGGCTGCCCTTCGACCCGACGCGCGGCGGCATGGGGCTGCCCAACCTGCTGAACACAGCCGTGCAGGAGATGTGGCATTCCGCCAACATGGCCTTCGCGCTCTGCCCGATGCTGACTCAAGGGGCGGTGAACGCGGTGCAGCTCTATGGCTCCGACGCGCTGAAGGACCTCTATTTGCCCAAGATGATCTCGGGCGAGTGGACCGGCACCATGAACATCACCGAGCCGCAGGCGGGCAGCGACCTTGCCGCCACGCGGTCGCGCGCGGTGCCGAACGGCGACCATTACCTCGTCAGCGGGCAGAAGATCTTCATCACCTACGGCGACCATGACCTGACGGAGAACATCGTCCATCTGGTGCTGGCCCGCCTGCCCGATGCGCCTCCGGGCGTGAAGGGCATCAGCCTGTTCGTCGTGCCGAAGTTCCTGGTCAATGCCGACGGCAGCCTGGGCGCCCGCAACCAGGTGAAGTGCGTGTCGCTGGAGCACAAGCTGGGCATCCACGGCAGCCCGACCGCCGTGCTGTCCTTCGGCGACGAGGGCGGGGCGACCGGCTTCCTGGTCGGCGAGCCGAACCGCGGCCTGGAATACATGTTCACGATGATGAACCACGCCCGGCTGAACGTCGCCATGCAGGGACTGTCGATCGCCGAGCGCGCCTATCAGCAGGCTTTGGCCTATGCCCGCGACCGTGTGCAGGGCAAGCCGCTGGGCTGGACCGAGGGGCAGTCGAAGGGCATCGTCAACCACCCCGACGTCCGCCGCCTGCTGATGGGCATGAAGGCGCGGATCGAGGCGATGCGCGGCATCCTTTACACCGCCGCCGCCGCGGTCGACGTGGCGCACCATCATGCCGACGAGGCGGCGCGCGGCCGGGCCGCCCTGCTGGTCGATCTGCTGACCCCCATCGCCAAGGGCTGGTGCACAGAGACCGGCCAGCAGCTGGCGTCGGACGGTGTGCAGATCCATGGCGGCATGGGCTTCATCGAGGAGACCGGCGCTGCCCAGCATCTGCGCGACGCCCGCATCACCACGATCTATGAAGGCACGACCGCCATCCAGGCCAACGACCTGATCAACCGCAAGATCCTGCGCGACGGCGGGGCGACCGCCAACGGCCTGCTGGACGAAATCGCGGCGCTGGGCGGCGAGCTGTCCGGCCATGCGGACGAGTCGTTGCGGGTCACCGGCGCCGAACTGGTCGCTGCGGTGCATGAGGCCAAGCAGGCGGTGGCCTGGGTGCTGAGCGTGGCGAAGCAGGACCCGCGCCTGCCGGCCGCCGCGTCGGTGACCCTGCTGGAGCTGATGGGCGTGGTCGCCGGCGGCTGGCAGCTTGCCCGCGCCGCCAAGGTGGCGGCGGAACGGCTGGCGGCGGGCGATGCCGACACCGCCTTCCTCTCGGCCAAGCCGCTGACCGCCCACTTCTTCGCCACCCATGTGCTGCCGAAGGCGGCGGCGCTGCGGGCGACCGTCGTCAACGGCTCCGCGAGCGTGATGGCGCTGAGCGAGGAGCAGCTGTTCGGCGCGGCTTGA
- a CDS encoding pseudouridine synthase: MPRLILLNKPYGVLPQFTDDQGRPTLAELVPVKGVYAAGRLDRDSEGLLALSDDGPLIARIASPANKMPKTYWVQVEDIPTDEALEALRRGVTLKDGPTLPAEVRRMEEPESLWPRDPPVRYRAAIPTSWIALTLREGRNRQVRRMTAAVGFPTLRLIRWSIGDWTLDGLAPGQWREVPQPPATPGKGPKAPAPTGQRAPVKPRRTAAPRSAPSRSRSR, translated from the coding sequence GTGCCGCGCCTGATCCTGCTGAACAAGCCCTATGGCGTGCTGCCGCAATTCACCGACGACCAGGGCCGCCCGACCCTGGCGGAGCTGGTGCCGGTGAAGGGCGTCTATGCCGCCGGCCGGCTCGACCGCGACAGCGAAGGGCTGCTGGCGCTGAGCGACGACGGCCCGCTGATCGCCCGCATCGCCTCACCGGCCAACAAGATGCCGAAGACCTATTGGGTGCAGGTGGAGGATATCCCGACCGACGAGGCGCTGGAGGCTCTGCGCCGCGGCGTCACGCTGAAGGACGGCCCGACCCTGCCGGCCGAGGTGCGGCGGATGGAGGAGCCGGAATCGCTGTGGCCGCGCGATCCGCCGGTGCGCTACCGCGCCGCCATCCCCACCAGCTGGATCGCGCTGACCTTGCGCGAGGGGCGCAACCGGCAGGTCCGCCGCATGACCGCGGCGGTCGGCTTCCCCACCCTGCGGCTGATCCGCTGGTCGATCGGCGACTGGACATTGGATGGGCTGGCGCCGGGGCAGTGGCGGGAGGTCCCCCAACCGCCCGCGACTCCCGGCAAAGGGCCAAAGGCCCCGGCACCAACCGGCCAGCGCGCCCCCGTCAAGCCGCGCCGAACAGCTGCTCCTCGCTCAGCGCCATCACGCTCGCGGAGCCGTTGA
- a CDS encoding glyoxylate/hydroxypyruvate reductase A, with amino-acid sequence MTLLFCSASDSAEDWRREIARHLPGVEMRVWPETGDVADIEVAVVWKPPAGMLATLPNLKLIVSLGAGVEPILQDPTLPDVPLVRMVADGLTVDMAGYVAFQVLYWHRLMDGYAALQAEARWEQRDHRPASEVTVGFLGLGELGAASARTLRTLDYRLMGWSRSPKSIEGVESFSGPDGLAAMLPQCDFLVCLLPLTDETRGIMNASLFAALPKGAVVINAARGGHLVESELLDALESGHLHGASLDVFATEPLPADHPLWRHPQVRITPHVAGITHPSRCAVQVADAVKALRDGRPLPNLVDRSRGY; translated from the coding sequence GTGACGCTTCTGTTCTGCTCCGCCAGTGACAGCGCCGAGGATTGGCGCCGCGAGATCGCCCGCCATCTTCCCGGCGTGGAGATGCGCGTCTGGCCCGAGACCGGCGACGTCGCCGACATCGAGGTCGCGGTGGTGTGGAAGCCGCCGGCCGGCATGCTGGCGACGCTGCCCAACCTGAAGCTGATCGTCTCGCTGGGCGCCGGGGTGGAGCCGATCCTGCAGGATCCGACCCTGCCCGACGTGCCGCTGGTCCGCATGGTGGCGGACGGGCTGACGGTCGACATGGCCGGCTATGTGGCCTTCCAAGTGCTGTATTGGCACCGGCTGATGGATGGCTATGCCGCCCTCCAGGCCGAGGCGCGGTGGGAGCAGAGGGACCATCGCCCGGCCTCCGAGGTGACCGTCGGCTTCCTGGGGCTGGGCGAGCTGGGGGCGGCGTCGGCCCGCACCCTGCGGACCCTGGACTACCGCCTGATGGGCTGGAGCCGCAGCCCCAAGAGCATCGAGGGGGTGGAGAGCTTCTCCGGTCCCGACGGGCTGGCGGCGATGCTGCCGCAGTGCGATTTCCTCGTCTGCCTGCTGCCGCTGACCGACGAGACCCGCGGCATCATGAATGCGTCGCTGTTCGCCGCCTTGCCCAAGGGGGCGGTGGTCATCAACGCCGCCCGCGGCGGGCATCTGGTCGAGTCGGAATTGCTCGATGCACTGGAGAGCGGGCATCTGCACGGCGCCAGCCTGGACGTCTTCGCGACGGAGCCGCTGCCGGCCGACCATCCGCTCTGGCGTCATCCGCAGGTCCGCATCACCCCCCATGTCGCCGGAATCACCCACCCGTCGCGCTGCGCCGTGCAGGTCGCCGACGCGGTGAAGGCCCTGCGTGACGGCCGGCCGCTGCCCAATCTGGTGGACCGCAGCCGGGGTTACTGA